Genomic window (Acanthochromis polyacanthus isolate Apoly-LR-REF ecotype Palm Island unplaced genomic scaffold, KAUST_Apoly_ChrSc contig13, whole genome shotgun sequence):
cagtaatatacatgtcctctgtgtgtgtgcgcagcaatgtgcatgtactctgtgtgtgcagtaatgtacatgtcctctgtgtgtgtgcagcaatgtgcatgtactctgtgtgtgcagtaatatacatgtcctctgtgtgtgtgcagcaatgtgcatgtactctgtgtgtgtgcagtaatgcacaggtcctctgtgtgtgtgcagcaatgtgcatgtactctgtgtgtgtgcagtaatgcacatgtactctgtgtgtgtgcagtaatgtgcatgtactctgtgtgtgtgcagtaatgtgcATGTATTCTGATTTATTACTCTATTAACTGACTGTTTCCCTCCAGGAGACTgtgcagaaccagaaccagaacctctaGACTCCATCTGCCTCTCAATGAACATCAGCTTTTACTAGAACTCTTATTCCATGTCAGGAAtttaacttttacatttatacagCCTGATGTCCTCACCTTCTCCTCAGTTATAATacttatttttaactttcactACTACTGCTACCAGTACTATTAATACTACTTTAAATGTACCACTCCTCTCTCAGTAACCCACTTTACACAGACACCGTAAATGctgctgtttatgtgtttatattgtggtactttctttcttttctcctttatttGCAGTTCTTAGTTTATTTCTCTGATTACTGCACTCAGAGCTGAGACTCACCAGagtcacatttgtcatttttgtgtgaaacTGGGCCTGCAGAGTTGATtctgatttcattcatttctttcttctattattctatttcttctttcttctatttcatgctgtgtttttaatttattcctgCTGGAACCAGAACTGggacctgtccaacatgttctACGCTGGCCTTCAGACCTCAGGATCCAACTGATAGATCCTGATGATCaggttgacctctgacctttgtgTTAACGTGTTTTACTGAGCTGCAAAAAGATGCAGAGTTTTCTTTCATTCGTGATCATGTCAGACAGAGGaaccaaacaacaaactgtCATAAATCAGAATCTGTCTTCAGCCTTCAACATCTGAACTGAAAGGCCAACAGGGTGGTTTTAATCCAGAAGGTTCCAGCAGCTTCATGGAGATCTGTATACCGGGACACAACCAGAAGGAATGCAGTGGTATCAACAAGAATTCAACTACTGGATGCATCAGTGATTTCTGGatgttctgatggttctgatggaCCCAGCAGAACATCTGCTTGAAGTGCTTCataataaatacacataaaatcagTTCTAATGATAAAGCACCGCATATTTTTGACACCAGCAATTTAATTaaagcagaagaagacagaTCAATAGATCAGTGATTAGGTTTTTGGCTGCACATGAACTGATCCTGATCAGAAAGGATATAAGtattaatattaacaataatattAATGTCAAGTGGTGCATTAAGATGTAATCAGACGCTGAATTCAAGTGTTTAACAGCTTTAATCCATCTGGTTTAAACAATACAGTGTCTATGTATATTATTGTACATTGGCACATTCATAAAACTgcaattaatattaatttatgaACTCCACTGCgatttttaacattatttttgcatctttactcCATTAATTCACCACAGCgggttaaaaacacacagcaggaaagtcattctgactgttgtctgtcatAAACTTTGATTCTGCGCGGTTATTTCctttaaaagagagaaataaatgagTTTAAACGGGTAAAGTAGCGTCAGCGGGCCGATTTGAACTGCCGCGGTGGTGTTAGGGAAATCCCGAGTCATGTGACCAAATTGGAACAATCGGGGCTCTCCCATTGGTTGCCAAAAACTCGACAGAAGAATTCGGAACAAGCGAGCGACGTGATTGGCCGAGCGACCGCAGCATTACGGCACCatgacagaggagaggaggaccGGGGGCCAGGAGGGAAATTGGAACAATTGGAACAGAGAAGATTGGGAATTCATAGGCgcaagttgggacacctgtaggatttggtagcaccaactttcaaggcttgaccaacctccattgctgcagaacagctttaagttgttaactcatttcttgttccctgaaaaaagcatttttgtatAATTGTGAAATGTATCTCTTATCTTTGTACTATTTCAAGCTATTCGTTGGACTTGAACTGCTTgagtttcaatttaaaaaagtggaaaaattggGGCGTTTTTTTATTGCTGGTAGAGTACATAAGTGCATTAAGCTTTGGCTAAGATTTAACAGGAACATGCTGCTGTGAATTTGCAGTCCAAAATGATTTTACATATTCCAAAGACAAAGAGTGTACGCTGTAccatgggtgggtgggtgggggagGTGTGTGCCTGAATTACGGCTTAGCTCCAGCAGTGTGAAATGTTTCCACCACCTTTCATAcacctgttttgttgttgtgctgaTTGACAGGCAGAGTCCGCCCCCCTGCACTTGTCCTTTCATTTTAATTGGTTCGAGACTGGTGGTGTTTGGAAATTCCCCCGCGGGTCCCCCTGGCTCACACCTGACCGTCCGCAGTCAGCGGGAGAATGAGACCGACCGGGCGGGGACACAGACGAACCACAGCCGCTCACGATACCCGCAGTCACTCAGCACAGCTCCCGAGAAGAAGGCGAGAACATGCCGCGGTCCTTCTTGGTGAAGAAACATCAGAAGAAGCCAAGCTGTGCAAGATTGAAGGCTGCCGGTAAGACTCGCAGCTGCGTCGTTTTCATTTgataaagaaaaactgtaaagctCAGTGGAGGAGAAGTGTATTTAGTGTAGTTTGGAGATTGACACACTTTTCAAATTGGTCATTTACATTGTGAGCTCAACGCTGTGAAATTAGTACTTCTGTTATAAATGTGTTCAGTCAAGCATCTCAATGTTTTTCTCTATATGTAATTTAAAACCGGTCAAATCGacctgctttaaaaaaaatgcaaatgtggaaaaaatattttcacattgaaacttctggtgtctacattttcaacatttttgggatttcttttcttttcttttctttttttagcatttgttggtggcaaaaaaaatattttaaaaagtttctttaagaacattcacaaaaaatcaaccaaaatccagcgaattttgctggatttcaGTAAAACATAagaatttttactgatatacacacgtggacaaaattgttggtacccctcagttaaagaaggaaaaacccacaattctcactgaaatcacttgaaactcacaaaagtaacaataaataaaaattgattgaaaattaaataatcaaaaacagccattacttttgaattgttgattaacataattatttaaaaaaaaacaaactaatgaaacaggcctggacaaaaatgatggtacctctataaaagattgaaaactatttgaccagagtgacatgattaactcaggtgtgtcatttaattgacatcacaggtgtttccaaactcataatcagtcagtctgcctatttaaagggacacaagtagtcaccctgctgtttggtgaaaaggtgtgtaccacactgaacatggacaacagaaagcgaaggagagaattgtcccaggacatcggaaaaaaaatgatagacaaacatcttaaaggtaaaggctataagaccatctctaaacagcttgaagttcctgtgacaacagtggctcatattattcagaagttcaagacccacgggacagtagccaacctccctggacgtggccgcaagaggaaaattgatgacaaattgaagagacggatcgttggaattgtatccaaagagcccagagcaacctccaaagaaattaaaggtgaactccaaggccaaggtacatcagtgtcagatcgcaccattcgtcgttgtttgagccaaagtggacttcatgggagacgaccaaggaggacaccgctgctgaaaaaaactcataaaaaagcgagactggaatttgcaaaaatgcatgttgacaagccacaaagcttctgggagaatgtcctttggacagatgagaccaaactggagctttttggtaaggcacatcaactctatgttcatagactcaaaaaccaagcatacgaagaaaagaacaccgtccctacggtgaaacatggaggaggctcagtaatgttttggggctgctttgctgcatctggcacagggtgtcttgaaagtgtgcaaggtacgatgaaatctgaagactatcaaagcattctggagagaaatgtgctgcctagtgtcagaaagcttggtctcagtcgcaggtcatgggtcttccaacaggacaacgatccaaaacacacagccaaaaacacccaagaatggctgagagaaaagcgttggactattctaaagtggccttctatgagcccagatctgaatcccattgaacatatgtggaaggagctgaaacatgccatttggagaagacacccatcaaacctgagacaactggagctgtttgctcatgaggagtgggccaaaatacctgttgacagctgcagaacgctcattgacaaatacagaaatcgtttaattgcagtgattgcctcaaaaggttgtgcaacaaaatattaagttatgggtaccatcatttttgtccagccctatttcattagtttgtttttttaaataattatgttaatcaacaattcaaaagtgatggctgattttgattatttaattttcaataaatttttatttattgttacttttgtgagtttcaagtgatttcagtgagaactgtgggtttttccttctttaactgaggggtaccaacaattttgtccacgtgtgtatatgtaatcactaagatttttctcatttttaaaaaatatttacaagaatttacttgccaaatttgggggatttttctaaaataaaaattttaaagaattattggaattttctcaaGTTTTTGccagttttcagaaatttgaggattttttttgctgaatttttgtatttttttcagacaaggacacaatattttttggtgttcataaatgaagacaacaggagggttaaggatCTAATATTGTTCTTAGAATTGTTTGTTGTCCTAGATGTTTAGTAGTTCATACTCATTTGAGAGTATTATTTCAAGTGTTACATacatttattcatatatttattttgcaaaacgttgtaatacatacatttttgtttaagCGCTTTACAAAATCATGCAAACAAAATAGTGATGCATAGAGGGGAGGACAGATTTATCTTGCGGCACACGAAGATGTTGTATTCAGTTCAGCAGGTGCAAAATCTGTTGCTAAAGAGTTTCGAGCATTGTCCCCAGGTCCTTGAGAAACCTAAAGGGCCCCATTAAGCAGCCTTAAGAGCCTATGTAACAGCCTCCCAGGCTTCTGCTGACAATTCCCTTTGTCAAGCTTTCCATTTATTCCTATACCGCCCTTAAAGCGAGCTACAGACTTCACATCCCATGGTGATAATGCACTTTCATTACCATCAGAATATAGCCACAGAAATCATTACTCTCGTGGGAAATATACAGTGATGTAAGCTGTACAAAGTTGACTAACTTAGTTTGGCTTAATGTAGTGTAATCCTTAATAACGTCCCCCTTTGGCAAATACCGCAGCTTGTAAACACTTTATTTAGAAGCATACATCttaatcaaagcaaaaaaaagtgtttcattTACGTTAAATGTGCTCATACTCATAGCTACAATCTACAACTTTATGTCCATCTCCACACCCACTCTTGAACTTGCACAGCTATTGAGCACATCACAAGAATCAGAGCTTTGCTGATGTTTCTCAAACATTTCTACATACAGTAGTAATCGCATTGTGAAGAATATCTTAGTGATTTTTTCACCCATTTTTACACTCCTTGAATATGTCAGAGAATTCCCATTGTTTCACAATATACCACATATCAAAATAAACAGGAGGATGTAACTTTTCTGATGATACTAGCTGTTTCTCTGTGCAACAAAGTATTGCCAAGTAGTCTGGATTTGGATTTGCAGCCAACTGTCACATTGTCTGTAGTGTAGGGTTGACATCACATCCCACTTTGTATAAAAATGTACCCCAAAATAATCTGTTTGCTTTCCATTGTAATGATTCAAAAGATGAACACGTCATCAGTGTGCACTGTGCAGTTAGGCTTACTGGTGAATCCCAAATTCTTGAGGACTCCATGTAAAGTGGCTGCTGGGAGCTCCTTGTTTTGGGGTTGAGGACAGAGGCAAACATTTGCCTGGTTTGTCACCTCTGTAAGTTGTGCTGTGTGAGCACTTCAGTGAATATAATGACAATTATTTCTGTTGGCCACTGAGTACATTCCCCTATTCAAGTATTCAAAGATATCTCCACTGCCAGCATTTATGGTTAGATGCATATAAAAGCATAACAGTTtataatatgaaatattttcttACTTTGATAATAAGagcaatattaaaaaatatacaagtATCATTAGCATGTcagtaaaattataatattctatgtaataatgtttattttacaacaattaTTATACAGTCCATTTATATgtataaatttaaatatgtaaatgtagtatatatataaatgataatgttgttgtgttacagttgTAAGTAACTTTTCTAACGAACTCAGAATGCCCTCGTGAAACGTGACAAGTCACGACTTGTTTCTTTTGCCCTCAACAGGACTAAAAATCTCCTGTTGCAGCCGTATAAATAGTTGCTTTACATGTTTAGAGAGAAGGAATGATTAACTATACCCATATATCTTTTAACATGTATTTAGTGTGTGAGCATGACActagaaaaatataaaactgtCATTCTGTGGCTGAATTAATTtagtcagaggacagaaacaacCTACGATACTATTATAAGCCAAATGTGTGTACTCCACAGAGACACCCTGCAGCACCCATGAAGACTCTCTTCTGCACAGTGACATCTCTTCTGATCCTCATTGTCCAGCCTCAAGCCCACGGTTACAGCAGAGAGTCCAGACTCCCTCTTCTCATTGTCCTCTTTCTCACAGAGCAGTCAGACTCCCTCTTGCATCTTCTCCAAACACCCCCTGTCTCTCCTTTTTGGACCAACAGATAGAAGTCTATGGCAGAAGCCCTGCAGAAACCTTCAAACCAGCTGAGTCCTCTATGAAAGTGAACGTGGAAATCCAGTGTGTCACGGGAAACCACAGAAGGAGAGAGAGCCTCCTCACACCGTCCCTTCCCCTCTTGGCCCTCTTTCCAGCTGCCTCACCGGGCAACAGCAGCCAGAAGAGCTCTGAGTATTTGGACTGTCATAAAGAGTACTTGAGCTTCCCGGGCCTGGCCAAACAAAAGCAGCTCCAGTGTGAGTGGAGCAGCAAGAAGCACTTCAGCTGTAAGCACTGTGATAAGGAGTACGTCAGCCTGGGAGCGCTCAAgatgcacatcaggacacacacactgccCTGTGTGTGTAAACTCTGTGGCAAAGCTTTCTCCAGACCCTGGCTGCTTCAGGGACACATACGAACACACACAGGTCAGTTAATCACACGGCCACACAATCAAGATTGTCTTCAACTCagtgaaaagttaaaaatgggGTTTGTGTAGAAGATCCTGGTTCATAATGAGGAATGTAGGATCCATTGTGTTTGATGTTGAATCATACTAAGGATTAACTTTGGATCCAGGTATATATGCAGACAAAAGAATTGCTGACTGATCAGTCAGTTCTCTTGGAAAATGTCAGCACCATTCCTGGAAGATACCATGAAACCTGACATACAGATAGTGAGAGGGTCTCTGTGGAGGGTTTGAAACCCTTTTCCTATCCTGACGAGCATGAGAGATACAGATTATCAGTGGGGAAAACTCCAGTTTTTCttgcctttattttattttccaattGACTGCAAGTCCTTTCAGAGCCATTTTATTGTTTGTAGGTTGGTAAAATCCTAAACAGAGACTGATTTAATGACTAAAGTCTTTCACTTGTTGACCGTCATAGTTACGATTTGCCTGTAAGTCTACTTAGAATCTCAATctgaatgatgtttttttatttttaatttagtcCCAAGATTGTTTAACACCACCAAGGCTGCAGCTGAAAAAATAATGCCTAAAACTGTCATTAAAACAGGCTGCATGTAAGCCACACATTGATGAAATACGTGGTTAGAATTATAGTCCGATCTGCTCATCCCTTAATTGAGGAGCTTTCCgctatctgtgtgttattttgttCACCGCAAGCTAGGGGCTGCAACCTCttacactgaaaatgaaactaaaagttTTGCAGGTGACTGGTTGTgcagtgggctgcacagtggaatagcggttagcacttttgccttgcagcaagaagatcccggttcaaatcccggggtgggcctgggatctttctgcatggagtttgcatgttctccctgagcatgcgtgtgttttctccgggcactccggcttcctcccacagtccaaaaatattctgaggttaattgatgactctaaattgcccgtaggtgtgaatgtgagtgtgattgtttgtctgtatgtgtagtcttgcgacagactggtgacctgtccagggtgtcccctgccttcgcccgagtcagctgggataggctccagcaccccccgcgaccctagtgaggataaagcggtctatagagaatggatggatgattgtgCAGTCAGGCAGCACTGCTTCTTCTTAGTGGTTATACATTTTAATCagtgttcatgttttcatttccttgtgtgcaaatgttccatCACAGCTATTCCAACCGTCACTTTTTTGAGTGAACACTGAAGCTGGATCTGCCCATGacgactgtgattggtttaaggGGGAGCTTCACCTGGCCGagtactaaaaatgaccaatgtTGAAAGTTTCATATTGCACACACTTTTTAAGATAAGGTATGCAACCTGTACATTTTTAGAGACCTCTAAACACCAACGTTACTGTgaaaccaattttttttttttcattttgaacaactggaTTGAAATTAAATACTGTTGAATTATGGAACCCACAATTACATCTTGTATTTGCCCCAAGCAAAATCTCATgcaatatttaacataaaattatACCAATGCACCACGTAGTACTTTAGGTATGGATCTGTGCACCTATTaggcattttgtcatatttcactgtGCTGCTTGTATGCTGTGTTACCATGGTAATGAAACCAAACAATTGCTACGAAGATTTTCGTATATAACTCAGCATAGAAAGAAGTTATCAAAAAAAATGGCTAATAGGTGCATTCTACATAGCCTATACTACCAGCATGCCAAAAATGGGAAGTTTTGGTCAGAAGCGTAAGAAGATAAATTAAGGGGCAGTTTATGTGTGTCCGAAAATCAAGTTTTGAGAACTAGGCACTTAAAGTTTATGATTGATCATGACTCATTATATAagcagtcaaataaaaaaaaaacaaaacaattcatCAGGAGAAAGAATACATGTTTAGGTACATGATaatcatcttttttaaaatttgactttttcaccCAAATCTATCATATTTGAAGGTAAAGCTCCCccttaaagaaatacaaacaaactaGAGCGTGTTTTCTCTTACAGCGACTGATAGTGTGTTGCAGCCAGACTATTATGTTCTATGGACTGGCAAAATGAGACTAGATTCTTGATGACTGTTCTATGCTTGTTGAAGACCAATGACAAAAAGATATCCTggttattcaattcaattcaattcaattcaattttatttatatagcgtcaattacagtcaaatcgtctcaagacgctttacagaacccatatgcctgacccccagagcaagcccaaaggcgacagtggcaaggaaaaacacccttttaacagggaagaaacctcgagcagaacccggctctaaataggggggacccatctgcctgctggccgggcgggttgagaaggacagaagagggcaagggggagggatgggagaagagggaggggtgagaaagcaaggaaaacacaacacacatttgaatacatgcatgacaggatatgtgacacagacaaagtataagctaacattgaaaactgactcatagtttactcttatgatgtacggctctgacattaaacatactccttatatagctagcagtaaaattcaaacagtatgtaagttagcataacagtatattgaaggcgatgcagagttgactcgtggaaaaagggaattggaagcagagggctggtggaaggtcagtagcagcatcccacagtggacatggtggagactggaccagctggtggaacatcgaccgcagatctgaagcatccagctctgggaccagggacactcggagaaatagcacagggggaaacagagtgaatgtactgcaataacggtatacatattaaatgtaaaggtagatagagaagggctcagtgcgtcaagaaaagtcccccagcagcctaggcctatagcagcatgactaggggcagaacgaagggacgtccaagaaggagtcagctgtacaatgaagacacaagccgaacctctgtgggtcacccagtcagccccaactataagatttgtcaaaaaggaacgctttaagcctggtcttaaaaatagagagggtgtctgcctcccgaacccaaactgggagcaggttccacaggagaggcgcctgataactgaaggctctgcctcccattctacttttagaaattctaggaacaacaagtaagcctgcagtttgagagcgaagagttctactaggataataaggtactatcagatctttaagatatgatggagattggttattaagagctttatatgtcagaagaaggattttaaattctattctggatttaacaggaagccagtgaagagaagctaGTATacgggaaatatgatctcttttgctaactcctgtcagtactctcgcagcagcgttttggatcaactgtagatgtttgagagagctatttggacaacccgataataaggaattgcaatagtcaagcctggaagtaacaaaagcatgaactaatttttctgcatcactctgagacagaatgttcctgatttttacaatattacgcaggtgaaaaaaggaagtcctacagacttgctttatgtgtgagttaaaggacatgtcctggtcaaaaataactccaagattcctcacagtagtactggaggccaatgtgatgccatccagagtaactatttgctttgaaagcgagtttctaagatgtttggggccaaatacaatgacttcagttttgtctgaatttagcagtaggaagttaaaagtcatccaggttttaatgtccttaagacaatcttgcagtctagctaactgatcagtttcatctggcttcatagataaatacaattgtgtgtcatctgcataacaatggaagttaatacaatgctt
Coding sequences:
- the LOC110955392 gene encoding protein snail homolog Sna-like, encoding MPRSFLVKKHQKKPSCARLKAAETPCSTHEDSLLHSDISSDPHCPASSPRLQQRVQTPSSHCPLSHRAVRLPLASSPNTPCLSFLDQQIEVYGRSPAETFKPAESSMKVNVEIQCVTGNHRRRESLLTPSLPLLALFPAASPGNSSQKSSEYLDCHKEYLSFPGLAKQKQLQCEWSSKKHFSCKHCDKEYVSLGALKMHIRTHTLPCVCKLCGKAFSRPWLLQGHIRTHTGEKPFSCLHCSRAFADRSNLRAHLQTHSDVKKYQCASCFKTFSRISLIAKHQEAGCPLF